A stretch of Schistocerca americana isolate TAMUIC-IGC-003095 chromosome 3, iqSchAmer2.1, whole genome shotgun sequence DNA encodes these proteins:
- the LOC124606941 gene encoding vesicle-associated membrane protein 7: MSILYSVVARGTTVLAKYAACAGNFAEVTEKILAKISPENHKLTYSHDAYLFHYICEDRIIYMCITDDEFERIRAFQFLAEIKQRFQLTYGARASTALAYGMNNEFAPVLANEMRHYSESKEIDTMSRVRGDLNDLKDIMVKNIENVARRGERLELLVNKTENLSANSVTFRKTSRNLARSMFWKNVKLYVIIGVVITVLIYFIVSMACGGLAWQNCVGS, from the exons ATGTCAATTCTTTACAGTGTAGTAGCAAGAGGCACAACTGTGCTTGCCAAATATGCCGCATGTGCTGGAAACTTTGCTGAAGTCACTGAGAAGATCCTGGCAAAAATTTCACCAGAGAACCATAAACTGACTTATTCACACGATGCATACTTGTTTCATTACATATGTGAAGATAGAATCATATACATGTGTATTACAGATGAT GAATTTGAAAGAATAAGAGCATTCCAGTTCCTAGCTGAGATAAAGCAGAGATTCCAGTTAACATATGGCGCAAGGGCAAGCACTGCCCTAGCATATGGAATGAACAATGAGTTCGCACCTGTCTTAGCAAATGAGATG AGACATTATTCAGAATCGAAGGAGATCGATACTATGTCTAGAGTCCGTGGTGATTTAAATGATCTGAAAGATATTATGGTAAAAAATATAG aaaatgttgcacgaagAGGGGAAAGGCTGGAGCTTCTGGTGAACAAGACTGAAAATCTCAGCGCAAAT TCTGTCACTTTTCGGAAAACTAGCCGAAATCTTGCAAGGTCAATGTTCTGGAAGAATGTCAAACTCTATGTTATTATTGGTGTAGTTATTACG GTTCTGATTTACTTCATCGTATCAATGGCATGTGGTGGTTTGGCATGGCAGAACTGTGTGGGCAGTTAG